One Simonsiella muelleri ATCC 29453 DNA window includes the following coding sequences:
- a CDS encoding NGO_0222 family membrane protein, with translation MSNKKTFLILTMLFSLLFIALIALGSHWLSLKTQPEKQFGIAAFLFAFAAAFGQIGCLAMYIRHVAREKVAQQLTQQNKLKNIK, from the coding sequence ATGTCAAACAAAAAAACTTTTTTAATTTTAACCATGTTGTTTTCATTGCTATTTATTGCTTTAATTGCATTAGGCAGTCATTGGTTATCGCTCAAAACGCAGCCTGAAAAACAATTTGGCATCGCAGCATTTTTATTTGCATTTGCGGCAGCGTTTGGACAAATTGGCTGTTTGGCGATGTATATTCGGCACGTGGCGCGTGAAAAAGTAGCACAGCAATTGACTCAACAAAATAAATTAAAAAATATCAAATAA
- the bamC gene encoding outer membrane protein assembly factor BamC gives MKNQLKIITLMLTATTLAACSTSDKNKLDYQSANNKVRSLEIPPDLRDPRQGDLYTLPTGVKADPNALKSNPAAATRSSQVLTPVKNAQIQRSGTQRWLHIDDKDNTELWALLRAFWQENGFTLESEEPQAGIMETDWAENRAKLPNQGVRKLFDKVGLGGVYTTSERDKFMIRMELNNKGGYDIFFTHKGLEEVYDSKKEDRTAWQPRANDPNLEAAFLSRFMQYLGVDEATAQQQTRTQNDQQTGSQFAKLENNSVLVYGEAERNVNRIGSALDRVGLIVQNFVSERGMFVVRPAPKTSDVLKQANQKTGILDKMFGKKKETESTDTSAPQMFVALEQVSNGQRIHLLDQFGKPYQGADANKLLNNLYLQLR, from the coding sequence ATGAAAAATCAATTAAAAATCATTACATTAATGCTTACTGCAACCACATTAGCAGCGTGTAGTACGTCAGACAAAAACAAGCTAGATTATCAAAGTGCCAACAATAAAGTCCGCAGCCTAGAAATTCCCCCTGATTTGCGCGACCCACGTCAAGGCGATTTGTACACCTTGCCAACAGGCGTGAAAGCCGACCCAAATGCACTTAAATCCAATCCAGCCGCCGCCACGCGCAGTAGCCAAGTGCTAACACCCGTCAAAAATGCCCAAATTCAACGCAGTGGCACACAACGTTGGCTGCACATTGACGACAAAGACAATACCGAATTATGGGCATTGTTACGCGCATTCTGGCAAGAAAACGGCTTCACCCTTGAAAGCGAAGAACCACAAGCAGGCATCATGGAAACCGACTGGGCAGAAAATCGCGCCAAATTACCCAATCAAGGGGTGCGCAAATTATTTGATAAAGTGGGTTTAGGGGGCGTTTACACCACCAGTGAGCGCGATAAATTCATGATTCGCATGGAATTAAACAATAAAGGCGGCTACGACATTTTCTTTACCCATAAAGGTTTGGAAGAAGTGTATGACAGCAAAAAAGAAGACCGTACCGCTTGGCAACCGCGCGCCAATGACCCCAATTTAGAAGCCGCATTCTTATCACGTTTTATGCAATATTTGGGCGTGGACGAAGCCACCGCACAACAACAAACGCGTACCCAAAACGACCAACAAACAGGCTCACAATTTGCCAAACTGGAAAATAACAGTGTTTTGGTATACGGTGAAGCCGAACGCAATGTCAATCGCATTGGTTCAGCACTTGACCGCGTGGGTTTGATAGTACAGAATTTTGTTTCTGAACGTGGAATGTTTGTCGTGCGCCCTGCCCCCAAAACCAGCGATGTGCTGAAACAAGCTAACCAAAAAACAGGTATTTTGGACAAAATGTTCGGTAAGAAAAAAGAAACCGAATCCACCGACACCAGTGCGCCACAAATGTTTGTCGCTTTGGAACAGGTATCAAATGGACAACGCATTCATTTACTTGACCAATTTGGTAAACCTTATCAAGGTGCAGATGCCAATAAATTGTTAAACAACCTTTATTTACAATTACGCTAA
- the rdgB gene encoding RdgB/HAM1 family non-canonical purine NTP pyrophosphatase, with translation MLNQIVLASNNAGKLREFSALFATQHIEILPQSAFNVPECSEPHCTFLENALAKARHASQISGLPALADDSGICVNALGGAPGVLSARFAGDSPKSDAANNAKLSAKLADFSDKSCYYVCVLVLVRHPNDPQPIVAEGIWRGTWQLEAAGTYGFGYDPHFYLPKQGCTAAELSPDIKNQISHRALALQELLHKIQAA, from the coding sequence ATGCTAAATCAAATCGTACTCGCCAGCAACAACGCAGGCAAATTACGCGAATTCTCTGCCCTATTCGCCACGCAACACATTGAAATCTTGCCACAATCCGCATTCAACGTCCCCGAATGCTCCGAACCACATTGCACCTTTCTAGAAAACGCATTAGCCAAAGCCCGACATGCCAGTCAAATCAGCGGTTTACCTGCATTGGCAGATGATAGCGGTATTTGCGTCAATGCACTCGGTGGCGCACCAGGTGTGTTGTCTGCCCGATTCGCAGGCGACAGCCCCAAATCCGATGCCGCCAATAACGCCAAATTATCTGCTAAATTGGCTGATTTTTCTGATAAATCATGTTACTACGTTTGTGTTTTGGTGTTGGTTCGCCACCCAAACGACCCACAACCGATTGTCGCCGAAGGCATTTGGCGTGGCACATGGCAGCTTGAAGCGGCTGGTACATACGGCTTCGGTTACGACCCACATTTTTATTTGCCAAAACAAGGGTGTACCGCAGCAGAGTTATCGCCAGACATAAAAAATCAAATTAGCCACCGCGCTTTGGCGTTGCAAGAATTGTTGCATAAAATTCAGGCAGCCTGA
- the ttcA gene encoding tRNA 2-thiocytidine(32) synthetase TtcA, translating into MSRKTKSELENNKLQKRLRHAVGHAINDFNMIENGDKIMVCLSGGKDSYALLDILRQLQASAPIDFEVIAVNLDQKQPGFPEHVLPEYLASIGVPFKIVEEDTYSTVKRVLEEGKTTCSLCSRLRRGILYRTAKELGCTKIALGHHRDDILATMFLNMFYGGKLKAMPPKLVSDNGEHIVIRPLAYVKEKDLIQYAELKKFPIIPCNLCGSQPNLQRQVIGDMLKDWDKRFPGRIESMFSALQNVVPSHLADTELFDFVGLERGQNLKHGGDLAFDSETVSFTPQNDEEEKLPEKSKRKIINILASKPKTSCD; encoded by the coding sequence ATGTCCAGAAAAACCAAGTCTGAATTAGAAAACAATAAATTACAAAAACGCCTACGTCATGCCGTAGGTCATGCCATCAACGATTTCAATATGATTGAAAACGGCGACAAAATCATGGTGTGTTTGTCAGGTGGTAAAGACAGCTACGCCCTACTGGATATTTTGCGCCAATTACAAGCGTCCGCACCCATTGATTTTGAAGTCATTGCCGTGAATTTGGACCAAAAACAACCTGGGTTTCCCGAACACGTTTTACCCGAATACCTAGCCAGCATCGGCGTGCCATTCAAAATCGTGGAAGAAGATACCTACTCCACCGTTAAGCGTGTGCTAGAAGAAGGCAAAACCACTTGTTCATTGTGTAGCCGTTTGCGACGCGGTATTTTGTATCGCACAGCCAAAGAATTAGGCTGCACCAAAATCGCACTCGGACATCATCGCGATGATATTTTGGCAACAATGTTTTTGAATATGTTTTACGGGGGCAAACTCAAAGCAATGCCACCTAAGTTGGTATCAGACAATGGCGAACACATTGTAATTCGTCCGCTTGCCTATGTGAAAGAGAAAGATTTGATTCAATATGCTGAATTAAAAAAGTTCCCCATTATTCCGTGCAATTTGTGCGGTTCACAGCCAAATTTGCAGCGTCAAGTGATTGGCGATATGTTGAAAGATTGGGATAAGCGTTTTCCGGGGCGTATTGAATCCATGTTTTCTGCGTTACAAAATGTTGTGCCATCGCATTTGGCAGATACAGAATTATTTGATTTTGTTGGATTAGAACGTGGGCAAAATTTGAAACACGGCGGCGATTTAGCATTTGATAGCGAAACCGTTTCATTCACACCCCAAAACGATGAAGAAGAAAAATTGCCTGAAAAATCAAAACGCAAAATCATCAACATTCTTGCCAGTAAACCGAAAACGTCTTGTGATTAA
- a CDS encoding lipid A biosynthesis lauroyl acyltransferase — protein sequence MNFAFWFLKQLSRSPYFVLIYLAKILGFLAYYVVVPRRKVGQINLAKCYPTLPEKTRRKWLKQHFYHMALLMLEYGKYWYAPASVLKNRVRYHNKFILDNALAKGERVILLYPHFTAFEAAVYALNQDTPLISVYSHQKNNRLDEQILQGRHRYQNVFLVGRTEGLRAIIKQIKQTHAPFLYLPDQDFGAKDSVFVDFFGIQTATIGGLGRIAKMTNATVIPAIPTRQADGTVDLCFYPAWQNFPSDSMEADAQRMNDFIEARIRERPEQYFWLHKRFKTRPNGETSFYDNI from the coding sequence ATGAATTTTGCTTTTTGGTTTTTGAAACAATTATCACGTTCTCCCTATTTTGTTTTGATTTATTTGGCGAAAATATTGGGTTTTTTGGCATATTATGTGGTTGTACCGCGCCGAAAAGTGGGGCAAATCAATTTGGCAAAATGTTATCCCACGCTGCCTGAAAAAACACGCCGCAAATGGCTGAAACAACATTTTTATCATATGGCGTTGTTGATGTTGGAATATGGGAAATATTGGTACGCGCCAGCATCTGTGTTAAAAAATCGTGTACGTTATCATAATAAATTTATATTAGACAATGCGTTGGCAAAAGGTGAACGCGTGATTTTGCTGTATCCGCATTTTACGGCTTTTGAAGCGGCAGTGTACGCACTCAATCAAGACACCCCCTTAATTAGCGTATATTCTCATCAAAAAAACAATAGGTTAGATGAGCAAATTTTACAAGGACGACATCGTTATCAAAATGTTTTTTTGGTTGGGCGAACCGAAGGACTCCGCGCCATCATCAAACAAATCAAGCAAACCCATGCGCCATTTTTGTATTTACCTGACCAAGATTTTGGTGCAAAAGATTCTGTTTTTGTTGATTTTTTTGGCATTCAAACCGCAACAATTGGTGGTTTAGGGCGCATTGCGAAAATGACCAATGCGACCGTGATTCCAGCGATTCCCACGCGTCAAGCTGATGGTACGGTGGATTTGTGTTTTTACCCAGCGTGGCAGAATTTCCCCAGCGACAGCATGGAAGCAGATGCACAGCGCATGAACGATTTTATTGAAGCGCGAATTCGGGAGCGACCTGAACAATATTTTTGGTTGCACAAGCGATTCAAGACGCGTCCAAATGGCGAAACGTCATTTTATGATAATATTTAA
- the dapA gene encoding 4-hydroxy-tetrahydrodipicolinate synthase yields MLTGSLVALITPMHADGSVNFEQLNQLIDWHIANGTHGIVAVGTTGESATLSVDEHLAVIAATVKHVNKRVPVIAGTGANNTHEAVALSHAAKDAGADYTLSVVPYYNKPSQEGIYQHFKTITQEVDIPMIIYNVPGRTVVNMSNETILRLAQLPHIVGVKEASGDVARALSLFKDVPENFAVYSGDDPTSLPFMLCGGHGVITVAANVAPKVFAQMCEHALAGNIAEAKKFNNQLIPIYNVMFCEPSPAPAKFALAQLSLCAEHVRLPITTLTDNGKTKVQAALKAAQLI; encoded by the coding sequence ATGCTTACTGGCAGCCTTGTCGCTCTGATTACCCCCATGCACGCAGATGGCAGCGTGAATTTTGAACAATTAAATCAACTCATTGACTGGCACATTGCCAATGGCACACACGGCATTGTGGCAGTCGGCACAACTGGCGAATCAGCCACTTTATCAGTAGATGAACATTTGGCGGTGATTGCTGCCACCGTCAAACACGTCAATAAACGCGTCCCTGTCATTGCTGGAACAGGCGCGAATAATACCCATGAAGCCGTTGCGTTATCACACGCCGCCAAAGACGCAGGCGCAGATTACACTTTATCGGTTGTCCCCTATTACAACAAACCATCTCAAGAAGGCATTTATCAACACTTCAAAACCATTACACAAGAAGTTGATATTCCGATGATTATTTACAACGTACCAGGGCGAACCGTTGTGAATATGAGCAACGAAACCATTTTGCGTTTGGCACAATTACCTCATATCGTCGGCGTAAAAGAAGCCAGTGGCGATGTGGCCCGCGCATTATCATTGTTTAAAGATGTGCCTGAAAATTTTGCGGTTTATTCGGGTGATGATCCCACGAGTTTGCCATTTATGTTGTGCGGTGGACATGGCGTCATTACAGTCGCCGCCAACGTTGCTCCCAAAGTATTCGCCCAAATGTGTGAACACGCGCTCGCTGGCAATATCGCCGAAGCCAAAAAATTTAATAATCAACTCATCCCTATTTATAATGTGATGTTCTGTGAACCCAGTCCCGCGCCCGCTAAATTTGCATTGGCGCAATTGAGTTTGTGTGCCGAACACGTCCGCTTGCCCATCACAACGTTAACCGATAATGGCAAAACCAAAGTTCAGGCTGCCTTAAAAGCAGCGCAATTAATTTAA
- a CDS encoding ATP-binding cassette domain-containing protein yields MIEIKKLTLQRGLKVLLNQATATINPRQRVGLIGKNGTGKSSLFALIKGEITHDSGEISIPKTWKLAAVAQETPALEISALDYVLQGDADLQRFQAALKQAECENNGIQIAEFHAKLDEIDAYTAPARAAKLLNGLGFAQEEHAKPVKAFSGGWRMRLNLAQALMCRADLLLLDEPTNHLDLETVLWLENHLASLSCTQVIISHDRDFLNATTTHTIELANQKLNVYGGNYDFYLKERAQRLANQQSAYAKQQEKIKHLQSFIDRFKAKATKAVQAQSRMKALAKLERIAPAHLDSEFSFEFEQPTHLPNPLLKMDEVSLGYADNVIFKNISLSLENGARFGLLGVNGSGKSTFIKSLSGSLKPFSGQIIKSDKLNIGYFAQHQLDTLRDDQSPMWHIRQLSPDAKEQDIRNFLGGFHFVGDMAAQKIEPFSGGEKARLALAMLVWQKPNLLLLDEPTNHLDLDMRHALTVALQSFQGAMILVSHDRSLIEATTDQFLLIDSGSLKTFDGDLNDYHAYRLAQSQENNQSNAPVASAHSQNRKDVKRLEAQIRQERAKRTKPIQQEIDKTEKELSTLQTKLSELEGYLADESTYLPENKTNLQQFLTQSAEIKVKLSELEENWLQWQEKLESVNAEIDAEFAR; encoded by the coding sequence ATGATTGAAATCAAAAAGTTAACCTTACAACGCGGTTTAAAAGTCTTGTTAAATCAAGCCACCGCCACCATCAATCCTCGCCAACGCGTTGGCTTAATTGGCAAAAATGGTACGGGCAAATCCAGTTTATTTGCGTTAATTAAAGGTGAAATTACGCACGATTCTGGCGAAATCAGCATTCCGAAAACGTGGAAACTCGCTGCTGTGGCGCAAGAAACGCCAGCGTTGGAAATTTCTGCGTTGGATTATGTGTTGCAAGGCGATGCGGATTTGCAGCGTTTTCAGGCAGCCTTAAAACAGGCGGAATGCGAAAATAACGGTATTCAAATTGCTGAATTTCATGCCAAATTAGATGAAATTGATGCCTACACTGCGCCTGCGCGTGCCGCCAAGTTACTGAATGGTTTGGGGTTTGCGCAAGAAGAACACGCTAAACCTGTGAAAGCGTTTTCGGGTGGTTGGCGTATGCGGCTGAATTTGGCGCAAGCGTTGATGTGTCGCGCTGATTTGTTGTTGTTAGACGAACCGACTAACCATTTGGATTTGGAGACGGTGTTGTGGTTAGAAAATCATTTAGCATCATTGAGTTGTACGCAAGTCATTATTTCGCATGACCGCGATTTTCTCAATGCCACCACCACGCATACGATTGAACTTGCCAATCAAAAATTAAATGTGTATGGCGGTAACTACGATTTTTATCTGAAAGAACGCGCCCAAAGATTAGCCAATCAGCAATCTGCCTACGCCAAGCAACAAGAAAAAATCAAACATTTACAATCATTTATTGATAGATTTAAGGCAAAGGCAACAAAAGCCGTTCAAGCGCAAAGTCGCATGAAAGCGTTGGCGAAATTGGAACGCATCGCGCCCGCGCATTTGGACAGCGAATTTAGTTTTGAATTTGAACAACCTACGCATTTGCCTAATCCATTATTGAAAATGGACGAAGTTTCATTGGGTTACGCGGATAATGTGATTTTTAAAAATATTAGTTTGTCGCTGGAAAATGGAGCGCGATTTGGTTTGTTGGGGGTAAATGGTTCGGGTAAATCCACGTTTATTAAATCGCTTTCAGGCAGCCTGAAACCGTTTTCGGGGCAAATTATTAAATCGGATAAATTAAATATTGGATATTTCGCGCAACATCAATTGGATACGCTGCGTGATGACCAAAGTCCCATGTGGCACATTCGGCAACTTTCGCCCGATGCGAAAGAACAAGATATTCGCAATTTTTTGGGTGGTTTTCATTTTGTGGGCGACATGGCAGCGCAAAAAATTGAGCCGTTTTCTGGCGGCGAAAAGGCGCGTTTGGCGTTGGCGATGCTGGTGTGGCAGAAACCAAATTTGCTGTTGTTGGACGAACCGACTAACCATTTGGATTTGGATATGCGTCATGCGCTGACGGTTGCGTTGCAAAGTTTTCAAGGCGCGATGATTTTGGTATCGCACGACCGCAGTTTGATTGAAGCGACTACTGACCAATTTTTGCTCATAGATTCAGGCAGCCTGAAAACGTTTGATGGCGATTTGAACGATTATCACGCTTATCGTTTGGCGCAATCACAAGAAAATAATCAATCTAATGCACCAGTTGCATCCGCCCATTCGCAAAACCGCAAAGATGTGAAACGCCTAGAAGCGCAAATTCGTCAAGAACGCGCCAAACGAACCAAACCGATTCAACAAGAAATTGACAAAACAGAAAAAGAGCTATCCACTTTGCAGACGAAATTGAGTGAATTAGAGGGCTATCTTGCCGATGAATCCACGTATCTACCCGAAAATAAGACAAATTTACAACAATTTTTAACCCAATCCGCAGAAATTAAGGTAAAATTAAGTGAATTGGAAGAAAACTGGTTGCAATGGCAAGAAAAGTTAGAATCTGTCAACGCGGAAATTGACGCTGAATTTGCTCGTTAA
- the ilvC gene encoding ketol-acid reductoisomerase — protein sequence MQVYYDKDADLSLIKGKTVAIIGYGSQGHAHAANLKDSGVNVVIGLRQGASWNKAVAAGFETLSVADATKKADVVMILLPDENQPVVYKNEIAPNLKEGAALAFAHGFNIHYNQIVPPKNVDVIMIAPKGPGHTVRSEFLKGGGVPSLIAVYQDFTGKAKEIALSYASANGGTKGGVIETNFREETETDLFGEQAVLCGGVVELIKTGFETLTEAGYAPEMAYFECLHEMKLIVDLIYEGGIANMNYSISNNAEYGEYVTGVEVINDQSREAMRNALKRIQTGEYAKMFIQEGAVNYASMTARRRLTADHQIEKVGAQLRSMMPWIAKNKLVDQDKN from the coding sequence ATGCAAGTTTATTACGATAAAGATGCTGATTTGTCTCTGATTAAAGGTAAAACCGTTGCCATTATCGGTTACGGTTCACAAGGACACGCGCACGCCGCTAACTTGAAAGATTCCGGTGTGAATGTGGTCATTGGCTTGCGTCAAGGCGCATCTTGGAATAAAGCGGTTGCTGCTGGTTTTGAAACGTTGTCTGTGGCTGATGCAACCAAAAAAGCCGATGTGGTAATGATTTTGTTGCCTGATGAAAATCAACCTGTTGTTTATAAAAATGAAATTGCGCCAAATTTGAAAGAAGGTGCTGCATTGGCATTCGCGCACGGTTTCAACATTCATTACAACCAAATCGTGCCACCTAAAAATGTGGACGTGATTATGATTGCACCCAAAGGTCCTGGTCATACCGTTCGCAGCGAATTTTTGAAAGGCGGTGGCGTGCCATCATTAATTGCGGTTTACCAAGATTTCACAGGCAAAGCCAAAGAAATCGCGTTGTCTTACGCGTCAGCCAATGGCGGCACCAAAGGGGGCGTGATTGAAACCAACTTCCGTGAAGAAACCGAAACCGACTTGTTCGGTGAACAAGCTGTATTATGCGGTGGTGTGGTTGAGTTGATTAAAACCGGCTTTGAAACTTTGACTGAAGCTGGCTACGCACCTGAAATGGCTTATTTTGAATGCTTGCACGAAATGAAATTAATTGTTGATTTGATTTACGAAGGCGGCATTGCCAACATGAACTACTCCATTTCCAATAACGCAGAATACGGCGAATACGTTACAGGCGTGGAAGTGATTAACGACCAATCTCGTGAAGCAATGCGCAATGCCTTGAAACGCATTCAAACTGGCGAATACGCCAAAATGTTTATTCAAGAAGGCGCAGTCAACTACGCATCTATGACTGCTCGTCGTCGTTTAACCGCCGATCACCAAATTGAAAAAGTAGGTGCGCAATTGCGTTCTATGATGCCTTGGATTGCCAAAAATAAACTGGTAGACCAAGATAAAAACTAA
- the trpS gene encoding tryptophan--tRNA ligase: MNKTRVLTGVTTTGIPHLGNYVGAIRPAIRAAAQENVESYLFLANYHGIIKCHQPEMIEESTKAVAATWLACGLDTERTVFYRQSDIPEILELNWILTCITTKGLMNRAHAYKAAVDKNITENQDADFDIEMGLYSYPILMTADIIMFNAHHVPVGRDQIQHVEMARDIAQRFNHRFGKDIFRLPEVVIDENVELLVGLDGRKMSKSYGNTIELFLTPKQRQKAVNKILTNLKEPGEPKFKDESPLFEIYQAFATPAEYAEFESNLKNGMAWGEAKKVLAAKIGEELEPLTDKYNELIAHPTQIEEILQAGAAKARVEARERLAQVKDAIGIKSLA, encoded by the coding sequence ATGAATAAAACCAGAGTATTAACAGGTGTTACCACCACAGGCATTCCACACTTGGGCAATTATGTGGGTGCAATCCGCCCTGCTATTCGCGCCGCTGCACAGGAAAATGTAGAATCGTATTTATTTTTAGCCAATTATCATGGCATCATCAAATGCCATCAACCTGAAATGATTGAAGAATCCACTAAAGCCGTTGCAGCGACTTGGTTGGCGTGTGGCTTGGACACTGAGCGTACGGTGTTTTATCGTCAATCGGATATTCCTGAAATTTTGGAGTTAAATTGGATTTTGACGTGCATTACCACCAAAGGTTTGATGAACCGCGCCCACGCTTACAAAGCCGCCGTAGATAAGAATATTACTGAAAACCAAGATGCTGATTTTGATATTGAAATGGGCTTATACAGCTACCCTATTTTAATGACTGCGGATATTATTATGTTCAACGCGCATCATGTGCCTGTCGGACGCGATCAAATCCAACACGTTGAAATGGCAAGAGATATTGCTCAACGATTCAATCATCGTTTTGGCAAAGACATTTTCAGGCTGCCTGAAGTCGTGATTGATGAAAATGTGGAATTATTGGTGGGTTTGGACGGGCGTAAAATGTCCAAATCATATGGCAACACGATTGAATTATTTTTAACGCCCAAACAACGCCAAAAAGCCGTCAATAAAATTCTCACCAATTTAAAAGAACCTGGTGAACCCAAATTCAAAGATGAAAGCCCATTATTTGAGATTTATCAAGCATTTGCTACACCAGCCGAATACGCTGAATTTGAAAGCAACCTCAAAAATGGCATGGCTTGGGGCGAAGCAAAAAAAGTGCTTGCCGCAAAAATTGGCGAAGAATTAGAACCACTTACAGATAAATATAATGAGTTAATTGCCCATCCTACACAAATTGAAGAAATTCTACAGGCTGGTGCAGCGAAAGCGCGTGTGGAAGCACGTGAGCGTTTGGCGCAAGTAAAAGATGCAATTGGCATCAAATCGTTGGCATAA
- the recR gene encoding recombination mediator RecR, whose product MSNAYTQLIHALKILPNVGNKTAQRMAHTLLHTNRDGAAQLSQAIENALKQIHNCQLCHDFCEGELCAICANPQRDASRLMIVQMPADIAAMEAARCHDGLYFVLMGQVNPSQEMDLRSIALEQLIARLSGSSVEEIIIATAHTAEGDATAYILAELFKNQHYKISRLARGMPLGSELEYVDAGTLAQAVYDRNLLK is encoded by the coding sequence ATGTCAAATGCTTACACTCAACTTATTCACGCACTGAAAATCCTGCCCAATGTCGGTAACAAAACCGCCCAACGCATGGCGCATACTTTGTTACACACCAATCGAGACGGTGCAGCGCAATTGTCCCAAGCTATTGAAAATGCACTTAAACAAATTCATAATTGCCAACTTTGCCACGATTTTTGCGAAGGCGAACTGTGCGCCATTTGTGCAAATCCGCAACGCGATGCCAGTCGCTTGATGATTGTGCAAATGCCAGCTGACATTGCCGCTATGGAGGCCGCACGTTGTCATGATGGTTTGTATTTTGTGCTGATGGGGCAAGTCAACCCCTCACAGGAAATGGATTTGCGCAGCATCGCGCTAGAACAATTGATTGCGCGGCTTTCAGGCAGCTCAGTTGAAGAAATCATCATCGCCACTGCCCACACTGCCGAAGGCGATGCCACTGCTTATATTTTAGCGGAATTATTTAAAAATCAACATTATAAAATCAGTCGATTGGCACGTGGTATGCCGTTGGGAAGTGAACTGGAATATGTGGACGCTGGTACATTAGCGCAGGCGGTATACGATCGTAATTTATTGAAATAA
- a CDS encoding methyltransferase, whose protein sequence is MHTLILHDQAIEYRNESQQKPPRKLAETKQISADAVLQAAKQHTATVWRGDFYQGKQLLDAIKKRIRKPAKSADNPADAFHKYRLAQSQQSREINMLLIEIDAHFVLNLPRAPDVQAALLDVYGEYNSERFLLPFNQLLGFIGAHEWHKKGVVIAALNDAKIHVPFGVFSPLRGEYLDLILQAKLPENCQLAFDIGTGSGILAILLAQRGVCKILATDNNPRAVQCAHANVARLGFDLQIDVLQQDYFPSGLANLIVCNPPWLPAKPTSAIETALYDPNHTMLKHILAESGNFLAENGELWLIMSDLAEHLGLRDSGSLQTWFAQFGWKIAAQWETAPRHSKAIGQHDALSFARQKERTYLFCLQKI, encoded by the coding sequence ATGCACACGTTGATTTTGCACGACCAAGCCATTGAATATCGTAATGAAAGCCAGCAAAAACCACCGCGAAAATTAGCTGAAACCAAGCAAATTTCTGCCGATGCCGTGCTTCAGGCTGCCAAACAACATACCGCAACCGTTTGGCGTGGCGATTTTTATCAAGGCAAACAATTGCTTGATGCCATCAAAAAGCGGATTCGCAAACCCGCTAAATCCGCTGATAATCCAGCTGATGCGTTTCATAAATATCGTTTGGCGCAATCACAACAAAGCCGTGAAATCAATATGTTATTGATTGAAATTGATGCGCATTTTGTGTTGAATTTGCCACGGGCTCCAGATGTTCAGGCTGCCTTGTTGGATGTGTATGGCGAATATAATTCGGAAAGATTTTTATTGCCATTTAATCAATTGCTTGGATTTATTGGTGCACATGAATGGCATAAAAAGGGCGTGGTTATTGCTGCATTGAATGATGCGAAAATTCATGTACCGTTTGGGGTTTTTTCTCCGTTGCGTGGTGAGTATTTAGATTTGATTTTACAAGCCAAATTGCCTGAAAATTGCCAATTAGCGTTTGATATTGGTACAGGCAGTGGGATTTTGGCGATTTTATTGGCACAACGTGGCGTTTGTAAAATTTTGGCTACTGATAATAATCCACGCGCCGTACAATGTGCGCATGCCAATGTAGCGCGATTGGGTTTTGATTTACAAATTGATGTTTTACAACAAGATTATTTTCCATCGGGTTTGGCGAATTTGATTGTTTGTAATCCGCCATGGTTGCCAGCAAAACCCACATCTGCCATAGAAACTGCATTATATGACCCTAATCATACTATGCTAAAACATATTTTAGCAGAATCTGGTAATTTTTTAGCAGAAAATGGCGAATTGTGGTTGATTATGTCGGATTTGGCAGAGCATTTGGGTTTGCGTGATTCAGGCAGCCTACAAACGTGGTTCGCACAGTTTGGCTGGAAAATTGCCGCACAATGGGAAACCGCACCACGCCACAGTAAAGCGATTGGGCAGCATGACGCCCTTTCATTTGCACGCCAAAAAGAGCGTACTTATTTATTTTGTTTACAGAAAATTTAA